A single Vulcanisaeta distributa DSM 14429 DNA region contains:
- a CDS encoding prenyltransferase, with product MNKGDILGLIRAWSLLMTLAVSLVGIGYAYHLGLYYGLRIVYSVMAVAGALLLHASVNVLNDYYDFIHGVDSPNSPTAVYRRQPLVMGTVSPSFVRNLGFSLIIAGASIGVYLTVMEGYLILALGLLGVFLLYAYTGPPFTLKYRRLGELSVALTWGPLLVSGFFAAASGGSLPLSVLLVSLPPFLIMFSIIYANNYRDREYDAKAGIRTLAMLTAKYGYQIYIGSLITAYIVNTALVITGILPYTALATLPTAALIPRLARAFRDNAHDIDARTGLLYTIYCLIYGAALIIPT from the coding sequence ATGAATAAGGGCGACATCCTCGGACTTATCAGGGCATGGAGCCTATTAATGACGTTAGCCGTTTCCCTAGTCGGTATTGGCTATGCCTACCACCTTGGGCTTTACTACGGCTTGAGAATTGTGTACTCAGTAATGGCTGTGGCGGGCGCCTTACTTCTTCATGCCAGTGTCAACGTGCTTAATGACTACTACGACTTCATACACGGTGTTGACAGCCCAAACTCACCCACGGCTGTTTATAGGCGTCAACCGCTGGTCATGGGTACGGTAAGCCCATCATTCGTTAGGAACCTGGGATTCTCATTAATTATTGCGGGGGCCTCAATCGGCGTGTATCTAACGGTGATGGAGGGCTACCTAATACTAGCGCTTGGGTTACTTGGTGTATTCCTACTCTACGCCTACACAGGCCCACCCTTCACACTTAAGTACAGGAGGCTTGGTGAGTTATCGGTTGCATTGACCTGGGGCCCATTACTTGTCAGCGGCTTCTTTGCGGCTGCATCCGGCGGCTCACTACCACTAAGCGTGCTCCTTGTCTCATTACCGCCATTCCTCATAATGTTCTCGATAATATACGCAAACAACTATAGGGATAGGGAATACGATGCCAAGGCCGGAATTAGGACTTTGGCCATGTTAACGGCTAAGTACGGCTATCAAATATACATAGGCTCATTAATTACGGCCTACATAGTCAACACGGCATTGGTAATCACCGGCATACTACCATACACCGCACTGGCCACGCTACCCACGGCAGCCCTAATACCAAGACTGGCGAGGGCCTTCAGGGACAATGCACACGATATAGATGCAAGGACGGGACTACTATACACAATATACTGCCTAATATACGGCGCAGCCTTAATAATACCAACGTGA
- a CDS encoding CPBP family glutamic-type intramembrane protease, which translates to MSGTRARDVAYIVLPLVLWPLSFDVFSRYFVYGMALSTLLLGSLSLAWFRDRLRWFRINAVVVIVLGLIMSGVLYMVFIGGYALLKYMGLAGYVVIVYEMVRGMVNAYALSIALVIIGFMEEVYWRGGLQELARGLGGIFNGEPWIASMIYYTLVHISTLNPALIAGAFAIGLVDGVLADKAGLTASIITHVVWLELMMVLLPLVS; encoded by the coding sequence ATGAGTGGGACTAGGGCTAGGGACGTGGCTTACATAGTGCTACCCCTGGTTTTGTGGCCGCTTTCCTTCGACGTGTTTAGTAGGTACTTTGTCTATGGCATGGCATTATCAACGTTACTGCTTGGTTCATTGTCACTGGCTTGGTTTAGGGATAGGCTTCGGTGGTTTAGGATCAACGCCGTGGTGGTGATAGTACTTGGCCTTATTATGTCCGGCGTCCTCTACATGGTCTTTATTGGTGGTTATGCGTTGCTTAAATACATGGGGCTTGCGGGTTATGTGGTCATCGTTTATGAAATGGTTAGGGGCATGGTCAATGCCTATGCCTTATCCATTGCCCTGGTGATCATTGGGTTCATGGAGGAGGTTTACTGGAGGGGTGGTCTTCAGGAATTGGCGAGGGGATTAGGCGGCATTTTTAATGGTGAGCCCTGGATAGCGTCAATGATTTATTACACGCTCGTCCACATATCCACGTTAAATCCAGCCCTAATTGCCGGGGCCTTCGCCATTGGGCTTGTTGATGGTGTACTTGCGGATAAGGCTGGCCTCACGGCCTCAATAATAACCCACGTAGTGTGGCTAGAGTTGATGATGGTGCTCCTCCCACTGGTTTCGTAG
- a CDS encoding alcohol dehydrogenase catalytic domain-containing protein gives MRAVGFDRHGDPNVLRVMEFPDPRPSPGEVVVRVLATSLNRIDAIVRRGYPGIPVKFPHVPGADIVGYVESAGPGTDLGDFRIGDLVLVSNVWGCGSCRFCRAGMEDHCPSWTMPGFHVWGGYGELVRVPVKALVKAPRELSINELAVLPLAYSVSWKALRVANVGPGDWVLVLGGSGGIGTALTILTKALGARVIAVTTRPSLLKSLGADVVVGYDREELMRLVNENTDGGVDVAIDSIGDTLPMALEAIRPGGTVVAFGVLGKSPIVQVDIRRFYLRHTRLIGIHNASKAYLREVIDFMVSKGIKPFISRVATVKEAPTLHELMESRGVVGKVVMRHEWD, from the coding sequence ATGAGGGCAGTGGGCTTTGATAGGCATGGAGACCCCAACGTGCTTAGGGTTATGGAGTTCCCGGACCCTAGGCCGAGCCCTGGCGAGGTCGTTGTTAGGGTCTTGGCCACCTCGTTGAATAGAATTGATGCAATAGTGCGTAGGGGCTACCCAGGAATACCCGTTAAGTTTCCTCACGTGCCTGGCGCCGACATAGTTGGCTATGTAGAGTCCGCTGGGCCGGGCACGGACCTCGGTGATTTCAGGATTGGCGATTTAGTCCTGGTCAGTAATGTGTGGGGTTGTGGATCGTGCAGGTTCTGTAGGGCTGGCATGGAGGATCACTGTCCCTCATGGACCATGCCTGGCTTTCATGTTTGGGGTGGATACGGCGAGTTGGTTAGAGTCCCCGTTAAGGCCCTTGTCAAGGCGCCTAGGGAGTTGAGCATTAATGAATTGGCCGTATTGCCGCTGGCCTATAGCGTTTCCTGGAAGGCCCTTAGGGTCGCTAATGTTGGCCCAGGGGATTGGGTTTTGGTCCTTGGTGGGTCTGGCGGCATTGGCACTGCATTAACAATATTGACTAAGGCGTTGGGAGCCAGGGTAATCGCCGTTACCACGAGGCCCAGTCTTTTGAAGTCCCTTGGTGCTGACGTGGTTGTTGGCTATGATAGGGAGGAGCTGATGAGGCTTGTCAATGAGAATACTGATGGCGGCGTCGACGTGGCCATAGATAGTATTGGCGATACACTGCCCATGGCCCTTGAAGCCATTAGGCCTGGGGGCACCGTGGTCGCGTTTGGAGTCCTTGGGAAGTCACCAATTGTCCAGGTCGACATTAGGAGGTTTTATCTGAGGCATACGAGGTTAATCGGCATTCATAATGCGTCTAAGGCGTACCTTAGGGAGGTAATTGACTTCATGGTTAGTAAGGGCATTAAGCCATTCATAAGTAGGGTGGCCACGGTTAAGGAGGCGCCGACCCTCCATGAATTGATGGAGAGCAGGGGTGTGGTTGGTAAGGTGGTGATGCGTCATGAGTGGGACTAG
- a CDS encoding archaellin/type IV pilin N-terminal domain-containing protein encodes MATKMNRKGISNVVATIILIAVAIALAVAVAVWVFGLAGSASKTASLQIQALGLSGVGNGNNTSPYLVILVSNPSSSGVGINGFTLGSLSCVFTQPISIAAGTQGGNLTIVLQTSNGYFATGSNAITVSYKYNGNTESTSGSCSGQQAAQVGIQYSGYITTVSGQTYPFSVTATS; translated from the coding sequence ATGGCAACAAAAATGAATAGAAAGGGTATATCCAACGTAGTGGCAACAATAATACTCATAGCCGTGGCAATAGCACTGGCAGTGGCAGTCGCCGTATGGGTCTTCGGCCTAGCAGGCTCAGCAAGCAAAACAGCATCACTTCAAATACAGGCACTGGGCTTAAGTGGTGTCGGTAACGGTAATAACACCTCTCCATACCTAGTAATCTTAGTCAGCAATCCATCAAGCAGTGGCGTTGGTATTAACGGTTTCACACTAGGAAGCTTAAGCTGTGTGTTTACTCAGCCAATTTCAATAGCCGCCGGAACACAGGGAGGAAACCTAACGATAGTACTACAGACATCTAATGGCTACTTCGCAACGGGATCAAACGCTATAACTGTAAGTTACAAGTATAACGGTAATACAGAATCAACAAGTGGAAGCTGTAGCGGACAGCAGGCTGCCCAGGTTGGTATACAATACAGTGGCTATATAACGACCGTTAGCGGGCAAACATACCCATTCTCAGTAACGGCAACCTCATAA
- the kae1 gene encoding KEOPS complex N(6)-L-threonylcarbamoyladenine synthase Kae1, translating into MTLVLGIESTAHTFGVGIASEDGILVNINDTYTPPQGVGIHPRVAADHHVTVGPRILNEALRRLGIGIRDIDAVAFSMGPGLGPALRVGATLARAIAIKFGKPLVPVHHGVAHVEVARWSVRFRDPLVLLVSGGHTMVIAHSGRSYGVFGETIDMAVGNALDYFARSVGLPNPGVPHLEECAEKGSKYIPLPYTVKGQDVSFSGLVEEALRLVRRGVALPDVCLSLVETAYSMLGEVVERGLALTGKRELLLAGGVARSRRLRSIMEWIANEFNAKLGIVPPEYAGDNGGMIALTGLLAYKSGITIDPTEAVTKQRWRLDEVETPWFGKEPWFSK; encoded by the coding sequence ATGACGCTCGTACTGGGCATCGAATCCACGGCGCACACCTTCGGCGTTGGGATAGCCAGTGAGGATGGGATACTCGTGAACATCAACGACACGTACACACCACCACAGGGCGTGGGCATACACCCAAGGGTTGCCGCGGACCACCACGTGACAGTAGGCCCAAGAATACTCAACGAGGCACTAAGGAGGTTGGGTATAGGCATTAGGGATATAGACGCAGTGGCCTTCTCCATGGGCCCAGGCCTTGGTCCAGCCCTGAGGGTCGGCGCCACCCTGGCGAGGGCAATAGCCATTAAGTTCGGCAAGCCGCTGGTGCCTGTGCACCACGGTGTGGCGCATGTCGAGGTTGCTAGGTGGTCCGTAAGGTTCAGGGACCCACTAGTCCTACTCGTGTCTGGAGGCCACACTATGGTTATAGCCCACTCCGGTAGGTCCTACGGGGTCTTCGGCGAGACCATAGACATGGCCGTCGGCAATGCCCTAGACTACTTCGCGAGGAGTGTTGGGTTGCCAAACCCAGGCGTGCCGCACCTGGAGGAGTGTGCGGAGAAGGGTAGTAAATACATACCGCTGCCATACACAGTGAAGGGGCAGGACGTATCTTTCTCTGGATTAGTCGAGGAGGCCCTAAGGCTCGTTAGGAGGGGCGTCGCGTTACCTGACGTATGCCTAAGCCTTGTTGAAACGGCATACTCAATGCTCGGTGAAGTGGTCGAGAGGGGACTCGCGTTGACGGGCAAGAGGGAACTGCTACTGGCTGGTGGCGTGGCGAGGAGTAGGAGGCTCAGGTCAATAATGGAGTGGATAGCCAATGAATTCAACGCAAAACTGGGCATAGTACCACCAGAGTACGCGGGAGACAACGGAGGAATGATAGCACTAACAGGGCTACTCGCCTACAAAAGCGGAATCACCATAGACCCAACCGAGGCAGTAACAAAACAAAGATGGAGATTAGACGAGGTAGAGACACCCTGGTTCGGCAAAGAACCCTGGTTCAGTAAATAA
- a CDS encoding cysteine hydrolase family protein, with the protein MVSPDLLREILKPSNSVLVVWDVHRALFNGIFNKDEFQRALNTAINAARRVNVPIIFTKITPFPSGFEPVTAKIMQWRRGFGPEEMELIVQPQPNDIVINKNTWSLFVGTNVELLLRNSGRYTVVFTGIATDIGVETSARHAYALGFIPVIISDAVSSYDREAHERSLANMRRFFPVITADELARYWS; encoded by the coding sequence ATGGTCAGTCCTGACCTACTAAGGGAAATACTAAAACCGAGCAATTCCGTCCTCGTGGTTTGGGACGTGCATAGGGCGTTGTTTAATGGTATATTCAATAAGGATGAGTTTCAAAGGGCTTTGAACACGGCAATAAACGCCGCCAGGAGGGTCAATGTGCCGATAATATTCACGAAGATAACCCCATTCCCAAGTGGTTTCGAGCCCGTAACCGCGAAGATAATGCAGTGGAGAAGGGGCTTCGGGCCTGAGGAGATGGAGTTGATAGTTCAGCCACAGCCCAATGACATAGTCATAAACAAGAACACATGGTCACTCTTCGTTGGGACAAACGTGGAGTTACTACTCAGGAACTCGGGTAGGTACACGGTCGTTTTCACGGGTATTGCCACGGACATAGGCGTGGAGACCAGCGCGAGACATGCCTATGCACTAGGCTTCATACCGGTGATAATCTCTGACGCGGTATCCTCATACGACAGGGAGGCCCACGAGAGGTCGCTGGCGAACATGAGGAGGTTCTTCCCGGTAATAACAGCTGATGAGTTAGCTAGGTACTGGTCGTGA